A stretch of the SAR86 cluster bacterium genome encodes the following:
- a CDS encoding MATE family efflux transporter: MDNRTQEFLTKPIVPLLIRMSAPNTLAFFIQSIVVLTEVWFISKLGTKSLAAVALAFPLLMLTQTMSGGALGGAISSAIARSMGANDIDRAEKLIWHSIVISISGAFTFLILFLLFGKGLLYLLGGRGEILEESYLYCSVLFFGGILIWLSGSLSAVLRGMGNMRFPATLMIIASLLQVLLSGGFILGWYGFPKLGVAGAAIAALISSMIMVSIIVMKLLSTSVPAMLKREKLILSKPLFSNIFEVAIPASASPLLTVGTILVLTGLVGTFGTEALAGYGIGSRVEFLMIPLIFGIGTAMTSIVGANIGANNIVRAERVGNYGGSMAGLVSVLIGFSLAFFPDLWIHYFTDDPKAYEVTKKYIQIVGPFYAFQGIGLSLYFASQGANAMFWPTVATIARFLIAGLGGSISIYILGFGIESIFLSSSIAMMIFGTMIFVSLKRGAWRKHGPKYS, encoded by the coding sequence GTGGATAACAGAACCCAAGAGTTTCTTACAAAACCGATCGTGCCATTGCTGATAAGAATGTCAGCTCCAAATACCTTAGCTTTTTTTATCCAATCAATAGTTGTACTTACAGAAGTCTGGTTTATTAGTAAGTTGGGAACAAAGTCACTTGCTGCAGTAGCGCTTGCTTTTCCATTATTGATGCTAACACAAACTATGTCCGGTGGCGCACTCGGAGGGGCTATCAGCTCAGCTATAGCTCGAAGTATGGGGGCTAATGATATAGATCGCGCAGAAAAATTAATTTGGCATTCAATAGTTATCTCGATTTCTGGAGCATTTACCTTTTTAATTTTATTTTTATTATTTGGGAAAGGTCTTCTTTATTTACTGGGAGGTAGAGGAGAAATTCTTGAAGAATCCTATTTGTATTGCTCAGTTCTCTTCTTCGGAGGAATACTTATATGGTTATCAGGAAGTTTAAGTGCCGTCTTAAGAGGAATGGGAAATATGCGCTTTCCTGCAACACTCATGATCATTGCTTCTCTTCTACAAGTTCTTCTCTCTGGAGGATTTATTTTGGGGTGGTATGGATTTCCTAAACTAGGAGTCGCTGGTGCCGCTATCGCTGCCTTGATCAGCAGTATGATTATGGTATCGATAATTGTCATGAAGCTATTATCTACCTCAGTTCCGGCGATGCTGAAACGAGAAAAATTAATTTTGAGCAAACCGCTATTCTCTAATATCTTTGAGGTAGCTATTCCAGCATCGGCCTCTCCACTTCTAACTGTAGGCACAATATTAGTGTTGACCGGTTTAGTTGGAACCTTCGGAACAGAAGCTCTTGCAGGATATGGCATTGGTTCGAGGGTAGAATTTCTTATGATTCCTCTTATTTTTGGGATTGGCACGGCCATGACATCTATTGTGGGTGCGAATATAGGCGCTAATAACATAGTGAGAGCAGAGAGAGTTGGTAATTATGGTGGATCAATGGCGGGTTTAGTTTCAGTGCTTATAGGCTTTTCTTTGGCCTTTTTTCCTGACTTGTGGATCCATTATTTTACTGATGACCCAAAAGCTTACGAAGTCACAAAAAAATATATTCAAATTGTCGGCCCTTTTTATGCCTTTCAAGGGATAGGTCTTTCTCTATATTTTGCTTCTCAAGGCGCTAACGCAATGTTTTGGCCGACAGTGGCGACGATTGCAAGATTTTTGATAGCAGGCTTAGGAGGAAGTATTTCAATTTATATCTTAGGATTTGGTATAGAGTCGATTTTCCTATCCTCTTCGATAGCAATGATGATTTTCGGCACTATGATTTTTGTCTCACTAAAAAGAGGAGCATGGAGAAAGCATGGCCCTAAATATTCTTAA